The genome window AGGTGTCCAGGTCAAGGGGCTTGAGGGAGCGGTACAGGGCTCGCTGGCCCCGGGTCCAGATCACCATGATCGCCAGGGGGATGGAGGCGAGCACCAGGGACCAGTAGCCGCCGTGGGGCAGCTTGTGCATGTTGGCGATGAGATAGGCGAAGTCGATGACGGTCACGGCCAGGGCGATGGGCACCTTCCACTTCTTGGTGGTGCGGGAGAAGATCATGATCATCATGATGCCGGTGATGGTCATGGTGCCGGTGACTGCCAGGCCGTAGGCCGCGGCCAGGTTTTCAGACCGCTGGAACAGGATCATGATGAAGATGACCGCCACCAGGAGCGACCAGTTGACCGAGCCGATGTAGATCTGGGACTTCAGGTGGGTGGAGGTGTAATCCACTTTCATCAGCGGCAGGATGCGGGTGGTGATCCCCTGGTAGACGATGGAGAACACCCCGCTGATCAGGGCCTGGGAGGCGATGATCGTGGCCGAGATGGTGAGGAGCAGGAACGGGATGTAGAGCATCGGCACCTGGCTCTTCACCATGGAGAAGAGGATGTTCGTGGCCTCGGGGTTGCGCAGGATGAAGGCCCCCTGGCCAGGTAGTTGATGACCAGGGCGCAGAAGACGAAGTACCAGGCCCGGATGATCGGCTTTCTCCCCAGGTGCCCCATGTCGGCGTAGAGGGCCTCGCCGCCGGTGGCGCAGAGGATGACCTCGGAGAGGACGAAAAAGCCGGCCAGGCCGTTGTGCTTGAGGAAGAGGACGGCGTGGTGGGGGCTGATCGCCTGGACCACCGTGGGGGTGCCGATGATCGAGGCCAGCCCCGACACCGTCAGGGCCGAGAACCAGACGACCATGATGGGGCCGAAGGCAGCGGCCACCTTGTCCGTTCCCTTGAACTGGAAGATGAAGAGAAACACCGCGATGACCGCGGCCACCAGGATCAGGCCCCCCTGGGCCAGGTCCTCCAGGCCGGGGATCAGCCGCATCCCCTCCACGGCGGAGAGGATACTGATGGCCGGGGTGATGACCCCGTCGCCCAGGAGCAGCGAGACGCCGAGGAAGGCGAGAAAGCCCGCGAAGGCCGCCTGGCGCCCCGATTTGAGCAGCCGGATCAGGATCTCCTTGAGGACGATGGTCCCCCCTTCGCCCTTGCGGCCCAGGCTCATGGCCAGCCAGGCATACTCGACCGTGACGAGGATGATGAGGGTCCAGACGATGAGGGAGAGGATGCCGAGCACGTGCTCCGCGTCGGGCTTGGTCAGGGTCATGATGACCGTGAGGGTGTAGATGGGGCTGGTGCCGATGTCGCCGAACACCAGGCCCATGGATTTGATGATCCCGCCCCAGTAGGATTGGGCTTCGGTCTTCATGTACGCGCCTCCCGGATGATGTGCGTGAAGGGGCGGGAAACGGAAAAGCCGCCGGCAGACGCCGGCGGCCCTGAGACCGCTGTCGTGCCCTTCCAGATGCCTACGAGGTTAGCTGACGGGCTCGAGGCTGAAAGTCCTCTATCCGGCGCCATTGCCGGAATACGCCCCCAAAGTGGGTCCCCCGCATCCGTTCTCGCGAACGGATCTCGGCTGCATGAATATCCTCCATAGTATGCTCCGTTCCACCGGCAGGTCAAGTCCCCCGTGACGGCCGGCGGCGCGCCGTTCATTGGACCCTCAGGCGATAGCCGACCCCGGGCTCGGTCACGAGGTAGCGGGGACGCGAGGGGTCGGGCTCGATCTTGCGGCGGAGATTGCTGACGTTCACCCGCAGCACGTGGGGCTGTTCCAGGTGGGCAATCCCCCAGATCTGCCGGAGGATCTGGCTGTGGGTCAGGACCTTGCCCGCGTGGACCGCCAGGAGGCGCAGCAGCTCGTACTCGGTGGGGGTGAGTTGCACCTCGGCCCCGTCCACGGTCACGCGGCGGCGCGGCAGATCCACCTCCAGCCCGCCGATCCGGCAGATCGGTTCGGGCGCCTGCCGGATGGAGCGGCGCAGCACCACCCGCATCCTCGCCAGCAGTTCCCCGATGCCGAAGGGCTTGGTCAGGTAGTCGTCCGCCCCGGCGTCCAGGGCATGCACCTTGTCGTCCTCCCGCTCCCGGACCGACAGCACGATGATCGGCACCGGCGACCACTCCCTGATCCGCCTGATGACCTCCACCCCGTCCAGGTCCGGCAGCCCCAGATCCAGGAGGATGAGATCGGGCCGGACGGCCGCGGCCGCGGCCAGGGCCGCGTGACCCGTTTCGGCCTGGTGGAGCGAGAACTCCTCCCCATCGAGGACGGTGCGGAGAAAGCGGCGGATTGCCGCTTCGTCGTCCACGATCAGGATCCGCGGCCGGTTGATGCCGCTCGCTTCATGGGCCATGGGAAACACCCTCCTTCGCCCCGATGGCCAGCGGCAGGGTCAGGGTCACCCGGAGCCCCCCCCCGGCCCGGTTCTCGGCCCGGATGGAGCCGCCGTGGGCCTCGACGATTCCCTTGCAGATGGAAAGCCCCAGCCCGGTTCCCTGGGCCCCTTCGGGCACCGCAATGCGGTAGAACTTGTCGAAGACCCGCTTCAGGTCCTGCTCGGGAATGCCCGGGCCGCGGTCCGTCATCTCGATTCGGAGCCTGCCGCCGTCCACCCGGGCCGTAATCTCCACGCCGCTGTCGGGCGGCGAATATTTCAGCGCATTGTCGAGCAGATTCACCAGCACCTGGGTCATCAGGACCATATCCATCCTGACCAGGGGCAGGTCGGGGGGGAGGCGCACGTCGATCCCGCGCTCGCCGATCCGCCGTTCCAGGGCCGCCAGGGCGCACCCGATCAAGTCCTGAACATCGCTCAGCTCCTTCTTGAGCTTGATGGCCCCGGACTCCAGGCGGGTCATGTCGAGGAGGTTGCCCACGAAGCGGTTCAGTCGCTCTGCCTCTTCCCACGCGGTGTCGAGCAGCTCCAGCCGGGATTCGTCGGCCAGGGTGTGGACCTTGTCCCGCAGGGTGTCCAGGCGCCGGTGATGGAGACGAGCGGGGTGCGCAGGTCGTGGGAGATGGAGTTGAGCAGGGCCCGTTCGAGGTTTTCCCGGGCCTGGAGGATCTGGGCCTGCTCGGCCTGGCGGGAGAGTTGGACCCGCTCCAGGGCCATGGCGGTCTGGGAGGTGAAGGCGTCCAGTAGGCGGCGGACCTGGGTGGAGCGGTAGTCGGCATCGTTTTTCAGCCTGACCCCCAGCACCCCGAGGATGGAGCCCGCGGTCTGGAGCGGCAGGTAGAGAAACCCCGCCGAGGCGAGGGTTTCGGTCCCCTGGCCCGCGGTCTGGCGGTTGCGGAACGCCCAGTCGGCCACGGCCATCTCCTTGACGTCGGGCTTGAGCCCCTTGCTGGCGGCGGCGACCCTGAGCCGGTCCCCCTCGGGAAGGAGCACGGCAACCCTGGCGGACAGGGACTCGCCGATGTTCCTGACCACGGCCCCAACGAGGGTTCCGATGTCGGCGGCGGCGGCCAGGTCGCGGCTCAGGTAGTAGAGGGAGGCGGTCTGCTCTTCCCGTTCCCGCACGGCCTCGGCCCGTTCGCGCACCGTGGAGACCAGGGTGCTGATGACCACGCCCACGGTGAACAGGGCGACAAAGGTGATCAGGTACTGGGTGTCTGCCACGGCAAAGGTCAGGTGCGGCGGGATGAAGAAAAAGTCGAAGGCCAGGACCCCCAGAAAGGCCGTGAGGATGGCCGGCTTGAGGCCGAGCCTCAACGCGGCCAGCACCACTGCCAACAGATAGATCATGACCATGTTGGTCGGCGCCAGGAAGGGACGGAGCAGGAGGCAGGCCAGGGAGGCCGCGACGACCAGTGCCAGGCTCGCCAGGTAGCCGGTGAGGGGAATCGGCCTCCGTTGCGCGGGAGGGGCCGCCCCCTTTCCGGCTTCGGCCGGCCCGTAGCTGACCACGTGCACATCGATGGCGCCGCTCAGGCGGATGATCCGGTCCACCAGGGGCAGGCGCAGGAACTCGCGCCAGCGCGGCTTGGCCGGCTTGCCGACCACGATCCTGGTCACGTTGTGCCTGCGGGCGTAGTCGATGACCGCCT of Geobacter anodireducens contains these proteins:
- a CDS encoding DNA-binding response regulator; the protein is MAHEASGINRPRILIVDDEAAIRRFLRTVLDGEEFSLHQAETGHAALAAAAAVRPDLILLDLGLPDLDGVEVIRRIREWSPVPIIVLSVREREDDKVHALDAGADDYLTKPFGIGELLARMRVVLRRSIRQAPEPICRIGGLEVDLPRRRVTVDGAEVQLTPTEYELLRLLAVHAGKVLTHSQILRQIWGIAHLEQPHVLRVNVSNLRRKIEPDPSRPRYLVTEPGVGYRLRVQ